The proteins below are encoded in one region of Podarcis raffonei isolate rPodRaf1 chromosome 8, rPodRaf1.pri, whole genome shotgun sequence:
- the LOC128418638 gene encoding transmembrane protein 244-like gives MTGSICCGAFRLNNFGMLIPFEFNMEPSYSNPKYLANVLSMETTFLISGLLFAVLLKRWVWDYTITVTMVHVLLTVAASGLFIMICSGELVTYLACSNTDSLL, from the exons ATGACTGGAAGCATTTGTTGTGGAGCATTCAG gctcaacaactttggcatgCTTATCCCTTTTGAATTCAACATGGAACCATCTTATTCAAATCCCAAATATCTGG CAAACGTGCTGTCGATGGAGACCACCTTTCTGATCAGTGGCCTCCTCTTCGCTGTGCTACTGAAACGCTGGGTCTGGGATTATACCATCACTGTTACCATGGTCCATGTGCTCTTGACTGTTGCAG ccaGCGGCCTCTTCATCATGATTTGCAGCGGAGAACTCGTGACTTACCTTGCCTGCTCCAACACAGACAGCCTTCTTTAA